A stretch of Geotrypetes seraphini chromosome 2, aGeoSer1.1, whole genome shotgun sequence DNA encodes these proteins:
- the LOC117354520 gene encoding uncharacterized protein LOC117354520 isoform X1 — MAAGFSAQQEPVTFEDITVSFSKEQWEYLDEEQKELYREVMKNNYETLISLGADHKSIDPEVLSRITEEEEPCVGDPKEREDTHANTGIIFSPILLSRTIFDMDVIISQRGAENWVHEGYRYRCDRSNADGSSSWRCVRRNCVGRRKRLLDGSSLAITAHVHAPDNAKIAAEKMMADIRQLAVNTVEKPRQIIHGTTTGSSLEAAKLLPSYTSIQRTIQRKRKRGNMSMGNPRSVQEILIPDHLKVTMRGEHFLLWDSGESDENRIFIFSTQANINILEQNGHWFMDGTFKVAPELIVQMFTIHAFVDHRALPMVFVLLNSKTEEEYERILRKLLESRSTLSPLSILMDFERASLQAVSRVFPNSSVSGCLFHLGQSLWRKIQDEGLTSNYRDDENVRLYAKMLLALSFVPPENVGDCFEELDDKRPDELQPVYDYWEDHYIGRRRRNYRSPPTFPISLWNMRSRVEDGLPRTNDSVEGWHHAFQSSVSCQHASPYKLIEHFQRAQDRAEHLHAQFLASNRAAGSGKSKYVKVTQKLTALLPTYGHRPVLEYLTCVAHNIEL, encoded by the exons GTGCCGACCATAAAAGCATCGATCCTGAAGTATTATCaaggattacagaagaggaagaGCCATGTGTTGGGGATCCGAAGGAGAGAGAAGATACTCATGCAAACACAG GTATTATTTTCAGCCCAATATTATTGTCGAGGACAATATTTGATATGGACGTCATAATATCACAGCGGGGCGCAGAGAACTGGGTTCACGAAGGATATCGATATCGTTGCGACAGAAGCAATGCTGACGGATCGTCATCCTGGCGGTGCGTGCGCCGCAATTGTGTAGGCAGAAGAAAGAGGCTCTTGGACGGATCGTCTTTGGCGATCACAGCGCATGTCCATGCGCCTGATAATGCCAAAATCGCAGctgaaaagatgatggcagacATACGCCAACTAGCTGTTAACACGGTTGAAAAGCCCCGACAGATTATTCACGGAACAACGACGGGCTCGAGTTTGGAAGCGGCGAAATTATTGCCTTCGTACACGTCGATTCAGCGAACTATCCAGAGGAAAAGAAAACGAGGAAATATGTCGATGGGAAATCCGCGCTCGGTGCAAGAAATCCTAATTCCAGATCATCTCAAAGTGACAATGCGTGGGGAACATTTTCTGTTGTGGGATTCTGGAGAAAGCGATGAAAACCGCATTTTTATTTTCAGTACACAAGCTAACATTAATATTCTTGAGCAAAATGGCCACTGGTTCATGGACGGGACATTCAAAGTAGCCCCTGAATTGATCGTACAGATGTTTACGATACATGCCTTTGTAGATCATCGTGCACTGCCCATGGTGTTCGTGCTCTTAAACAGCAAAACAGAAGAGGAGTACGAACGCATACTTAGGAAACTCCTAGAAAGCAGAAGCACGTTGTCGCCATTAAGCATTctcatggactttgagagagcaAGCCTGCAAGCCGTCAGCAGAGTTTTCCCAAATTCTTCCGTTTCTGGCTGCCTCTTTCATCTTGGACAATCCTTGTGGCGAAAAATACAGGACGAGGGCTTGACCAGTAATTACCGGGACGACGAGAATGTCAGATTGTACGCAAAAATGCTATTGGCGTTAAGTTTTGTTCCTCCAGAAAACGTCGGCGACTGTTTTGAGGAGCTTGATGACAAACGCCCCGATGAACTGCAGCCGGTATACGACTATTGGGAAGACCATTATATCGGTAGAAGGCGGCGAAATTATCGATCCCCTCCAACCTTTCCAATTTCTCTCTGGAATATGCGCTCTCGTGTTGAGGACGGACTACCTAGGACTAATGATTCGGTAGAAGGTTGGCACCACGCATTCCAATCCTCAGTTTCATGCCAACATGCAAGCCCGTATAAACTGATTGAGCACTTCCAGCGGGCGCAAGATCGCGCCGAGCACCTGCATGCTCAGTTCCTTGCAAGCAACCGCGCAGCAGGCAGCGGTAAGAGCAAGTACGTGAAAGTCACGCAAAAGTTAACAGCGCTGCTGCCTACGTATGGACATAGACCTGTTTTAGAGTATCTTACATGTGTAGCGCATAATATTGAACTATAG
- the LOC117354520 gene encoding uncharacterized protein LOC117354520 isoform X2 has protein sequence MGAMLPAIAEPVTFEDITVSFSKEQWEYLDEEQKELYREVMKNNYETLISLGADHKSIDPEVLSRITEEEEPCVGDPKEREDTHANTGIIFSPILLSRTIFDMDVIISQRGAENWVHEGYRYRCDRSNADGSSSWRCVRRNCVGRRKRLLDGSSLAITAHVHAPDNAKIAAEKMMADIRQLAVNTVEKPRQIIHGTTTGSSLEAAKLLPSYTSIQRTIQRKRKRGNMSMGNPRSVQEILIPDHLKVTMRGEHFLLWDSGESDENRIFIFSTQANINILEQNGHWFMDGTFKVAPELIVQMFTIHAFVDHRALPMVFVLLNSKTEEEYERILRKLLESRSTLSPLSILMDFERASLQAVSRVFPNSSVSGCLFHLGQSLWRKIQDEGLTSNYRDDENVRLYAKMLLALSFVPPENVGDCFEELDDKRPDELQPVYDYWEDHYIGRRRRNYRSPPTFPISLWNMRSRVEDGLPRTNDSVEGWHHAFQSSVSCQHASPYKLIEHFQRAQDRAEHLHAQFLASNRAAGSGKSKYVKVTQKLTALLPTYGHRPVLEYLTCVAHNIEL, from the exons GTGCCGACCATAAAAGCATCGATCCTGAAGTATTATCaaggattacagaagaggaagaGCCATGTGTTGGGGATCCGAAGGAGAGAGAAGATACTCATGCAAACACAG GTATTATTTTCAGCCCAATATTATTGTCGAGGACAATATTTGATATGGACGTCATAATATCACAGCGGGGCGCAGAGAACTGGGTTCACGAAGGATATCGATATCGTTGCGACAGAAGCAATGCTGACGGATCGTCATCCTGGCGGTGCGTGCGCCGCAATTGTGTAGGCAGAAGAAAGAGGCTCTTGGACGGATCGTCTTTGGCGATCACAGCGCATGTCCATGCGCCTGATAATGCCAAAATCGCAGctgaaaagatgatggcagacATACGCCAACTAGCTGTTAACACGGTTGAAAAGCCCCGACAGATTATTCACGGAACAACGACGGGCTCGAGTTTGGAAGCGGCGAAATTATTGCCTTCGTACACGTCGATTCAGCGAACTATCCAGAGGAAAAGAAAACGAGGAAATATGTCGATGGGAAATCCGCGCTCGGTGCAAGAAATCCTAATTCCAGATCATCTCAAAGTGACAATGCGTGGGGAACATTTTCTGTTGTGGGATTCTGGAGAAAGCGATGAAAACCGCATTTTTATTTTCAGTACACAAGCTAACATTAATATTCTTGAGCAAAATGGCCACTGGTTCATGGACGGGACATTCAAAGTAGCCCCTGAATTGATCGTACAGATGTTTACGATACATGCCTTTGTAGATCATCGTGCACTGCCCATGGTGTTCGTGCTCTTAAACAGCAAAACAGAAGAGGAGTACGAACGCATACTTAGGAAACTCCTAGAAAGCAGAAGCACGTTGTCGCCATTAAGCATTctcatggactttgagagagcaAGCCTGCAAGCCGTCAGCAGAGTTTTCCCAAATTCTTCCGTTTCTGGCTGCCTCTTTCATCTTGGACAATCCTTGTGGCGAAAAATACAGGACGAGGGCTTGACCAGTAATTACCGGGACGACGAGAATGTCAGATTGTACGCAAAAATGCTATTGGCGTTAAGTTTTGTTCCTCCAGAAAACGTCGGCGACTGTTTTGAGGAGCTTGATGACAAACGCCCCGATGAACTGCAGCCGGTATACGACTATTGGGAAGACCATTATATCGGTAGAAGGCGGCGAAATTATCGATCCCCTCCAACCTTTCCAATTTCTCTCTGGAATATGCGCTCTCGTGTTGAGGACGGACTACCTAGGACTAATGATTCGGTAGAAGGTTGGCACCACGCATTCCAATCCTCAGTTTCATGCCAACATGCAAGCCCGTATAAACTGATTGAGCACTTCCAGCGGGCGCAAGATCGCGCCGAGCACCTGCATGCTCAGTTCCTTGCAAGCAACCGCGCAGCAGGCAGCGGTAAGAGCAAGTACGTGAAAGTCACGCAAAAGTTAACAGCGCTGCTGCCTACGTATGGACATAGACCTGTTTTAGAGTATCTTACATGTGTAGCGCATAATATTGAACTATAG